One stretch of Burkholderia sp. NRF60-BP8 DNA includes these proteins:
- a CDS encoding glycosyltransferase family 2 protein, protein MNARDTQLPPVVSVVVPTYRRPDLLARCLDALCVQVFDPTTYEIVVVDDDPAGSARAVVDACRTRVTDVPAIRYMTAPDTQGPAGARNVGWRSACGALIAFTDDDTIPDPTWLRHGAAALLAEPSAAAAAGRIDVPLRPCPTDYERDAAGLAHAEFATANCFVRRAALERVGGFDERFTRAWREDADLMFALREHAGPIVEADAARIVHPVRPARWGSSIGAQSKVYFDALLYKKHRTTYRRHIRPMPPWHYYAAVLAALGALGFFAAGWPAPAIVCAAVWAAITAAFCAKRLRGTQLTPSHVAEMIVTSIAIPPVSLYWRMRGALHFRVLFL, encoded by the coding sequence ATGAACGCGCGCGACACGCAACTGCCGCCGGTCGTGTCGGTGGTCGTGCCGACCTATCGGCGGCCCGACCTGCTCGCACGCTGCCTCGACGCGCTGTGCGTGCAGGTGTTCGATCCGACCACCTACGAGATCGTCGTCGTGGACGACGATCCGGCCGGCAGCGCGCGCGCCGTCGTCGATGCGTGCCGCACGCGCGTGACCGACGTGCCGGCGATCCGCTACATGACCGCGCCCGACACGCAGGGCCCGGCCGGCGCGCGCAACGTCGGCTGGCGCAGCGCGTGCGGCGCACTGATCGCGTTCACCGACGACGACACGATTCCCGATCCGACCTGGCTGCGCCACGGCGCGGCCGCGCTGCTGGCCGAGCCGTCGGCGGCGGCCGCGGCCGGCCGGATCGACGTGCCGCTGCGGCCGTGCCCGACCGACTACGAACGCGATGCGGCGGGGCTCGCGCATGCGGAATTCGCGACCGCGAACTGCTTCGTGCGGCGCGCGGCGCTCGAACGCGTCGGCGGCTTCGACGAACGCTTCACGCGCGCGTGGCGCGAGGACGCCGACCTGATGTTCGCGCTGCGCGAGCATGCGGGGCCGATCGTCGAGGCCGACGCCGCGCGCATCGTGCATCCGGTGCGTCCCGCGCGCTGGGGATCGAGCATCGGCGCGCAGTCGAAGGTGTATTTCGATGCGCTGCTGTACAAGAAGCATCGCACGACTTACCGGCGTCATATCCGGCCGATGCCGCCGTGGCATTACTACGCGGCCGTGCTGGCCGCGCTCGGCGCGCTCGGTTTTTTCGCCGCCGGCTGGCCGGCGCCGGCCATCGTGTGCGCGGCGGTGTGGGCCGCGATTACCGCGGCGTTCTGCGCGAAACGGTTGCGCGGCACGCAGCTCACGCCGTCGCACGTGGCCGAAATGATCGTCACGTCCATCGCGATTCCGCCCGTGTCGCTGTACTGGCGCATGCGCGGCGCGCTTCACTTCAGGGTGCTGTTTTTATGA
- a CDS encoding glycosyltransferase family 9 protein, whose translation MKLDPSVDSGGPSGPKRIAVFRALQLGDMLCAVPALRALRRGEPDARITLIGLPWAREFASRFSDYIDGFIAFPGAAGLGEQPEPDAATREAFIAECRSRDFDLAIQLHGSGAHTNAIVASLGATRTAGFVPADGGTAALDCTLVWRDGEPEVARYLALTRKLGYADWGDYLEFPLGGLDYALWHVLCDEHALDPGRYVIVHPGARMASRRWPVERFALAARQLADDGWQIVLTGTRAELALASAFAEHLGRPCVNLCGRTPLGALAALIARARLLLCNDTGVSHVAAALGTPSIVVACGSDTARWAPLDAERHRVLANYPACRPCMFDTCPYGHECATAIGVGEVIDRAGELLAEERRHVT comes from the coding sequence ATGAAGCTCGACCCCAGCGTCGATTCCGGCGGCCCGAGCGGCCCGAAGCGGATCGCAGTGTTCCGCGCGCTGCAGCTCGGCGACATGCTGTGCGCGGTGCCCGCGCTGCGTGCGCTGCGGCGCGGCGAACCGGATGCGCGCATCACGTTGATCGGCCTGCCGTGGGCGCGCGAGTTCGCGTCGCGCTTTTCGGACTACATCGACGGTTTCATCGCCTTCCCCGGCGCGGCGGGGCTCGGCGAACAGCCCGAACCCGACGCGGCCACGCGCGAGGCGTTCATCGCCGAATGCCGCTCGCGCGACTTCGACCTCGCGATCCAGCTGCACGGCAGCGGCGCGCACACGAACGCGATCGTCGCGTCGCTCGGCGCGACGCGCACGGCCGGTTTCGTGCCGGCCGACGGCGGCACGGCCGCGCTCGACTGCACGCTCGTGTGGCGCGACGGCGAACCGGAAGTGGCGCGCTATCTGGCGCTCACGCGCAAGCTCGGTTACGCGGACTGGGGCGACTACCTCGAATTCCCGCTCGGCGGGCTCGACTACGCGCTGTGGCACGTGCTCTGCGACGAACACGCGCTCGATCCCGGCCGCTACGTGATCGTCCATCCCGGCGCGCGGATGGCGTCGCGGCGCTGGCCGGTCGAACGCTTCGCGCTTGCCGCGCGGCAGCTCGCCGACGACGGCTGGCAGATCGTGCTGACCGGCACGCGCGCGGAACTGGCGCTCGCGAGCGCGTTCGCCGAGCACCTCGGGCGGCCGTGCGTGAACCTGTGCGGCCGCACGCCGCTCGGCGCGCTGGCCGCGCTGATCGCCCGCGCGCGGCTGCTGCTGTGCAACGACACGGGCGTGTCGCACGTCGCGGCGGCGCTCGGCACGCCGAGCATCGTCGTCGCATGCGGCAGCGATACGGCCCGCTGGGCGCCGCTCGACGCCGAACGTCATCGCGTGCTCGCGAACTACCCGGCGTGCCGGCCGTGCATGTTCGATACGTGCCCGTACGGGCACGAGTGCGCGACGGCGATCGGCGTCGGCGAAGTGATCGATCGGGCGGGCGAGCTGCTCGCCGAGGAGAGACGTCATGTCACGTAA
- a CDS encoding glycosyltransferase: MSRKRLRVLTWHVHGNYLYYLSQAPHDFYIVTKPQHPPGYAGRVGHLPWGDNVHEVPAECVRDTAFDCVLYQHVNHYRNDRLRLLSDAQRALPTLFVEHDPPREHPTDTLHPVQDPNVLLVHVTPFNALMWDNGVTPTRVIEHGVLLPEGVEYHGTLPKGVAVVNNLARRGRRLGADLFEVVRHSVPIDLVGMGSTELGGIGEVPNPALPQFLSHYRFFFNPIRYTSLGLAVIEAMMIGLPIVALATTEMAQLVKTGSNGVADTRPAVLIDAMRMLIRDQELAREWGAAARRDACERFGIERFARDWDAALRDVTA, translated from the coding sequence ATGTCACGTAAGCGATTGCGCGTGCTGACCTGGCACGTGCATGGCAACTACCTGTATTACCTGTCGCAGGCGCCGCACGATTTCTACATCGTGACGAAGCCGCAGCATCCGCCCGGCTATGCGGGCCGCGTCGGGCACCTGCCGTGGGGCGACAACGTGCACGAGGTGCCGGCCGAGTGCGTGCGCGACACCGCATTCGACTGCGTGCTGTACCAGCACGTGAATCATTACCGGAACGACCGCCTGCGGCTGCTGAGCGACGCGCAGCGCGCGCTGCCGACGCTGTTCGTCGAGCACGATCCGCCGCGCGAGCATCCGACCGACACGCTGCATCCGGTGCAGGACCCGAACGTGTTGCTGGTGCACGTGACGCCGTTCAACGCGCTGATGTGGGACAACGGCGTGACGCCGACGCGCGTGATCGAGCACGGCGTGCTGCTGCCGGAAGGCGTCGAGTATCACGGCACGCTGCCGAAGGGCGTCGCCGTCGTGAACAACCTCGCGCGGCGCGGCCGACGCCTCGGCGCGGACCTGTTCGAGGTCGTGCGGCATAGCGTGCCGATCGATCTGGTCGGGATGGGCTCGACCGAACTCGGCGGGATCGGCGAAGTGCCGAATCCGGCGCTGCCGCAATTCCTGTCGCACTACCGATTCTTCTTCAATCCGATTCGCTACACGAGCCTCGGGCTCGCGGTGATCGAGGCGATGATGATCGGGCTGCCGATCGTCGCACTCGCGACGACCGAGATGGCGCAACTCGTGAAGACCGGCAGCAACGGCGTGGCCGATACGCGGCCGGCCGTGCTGATCGACGCGATGCGGATGTTGATTCGCGATCAGGAACTGGCGCGCGAGTGGGGCGCGGCGGCCCGGCGCGACGCCTGCGAGCGATTCGGCATCGAGCGCTTCGCGCGCGACTGGGACGCCGCGCTGCGCGACGTGACGGCGTGA
- a CDS encoding sigma-54 interaction domain-containing protein encodes MSKSDDDGTRLFGRSRTIQDLLLKVSRVAATRVSVLVVGESGAGKDIVARLIHDMSPRRRGPFVPVNCGAIPKDIAESQLFGHEKGSFTGAVAQHVGMFEAARGGTLFLDEIAEMPAELQVKLLRTLETNTIVRVGGHEPIPLDVRIVAATHHDPVEALRSGRLREDLFYRIAPIALHVPALRQREDDVGDIALQIVERLNARHRTRKRLSTQAMKALRAYTWPGNVRELRNALERAFILADEQIELQLPRRQPPREEVRHNAMTLHIGTTLAHTQQRFIVASLRHFNGDKPRTAKALGISLKTLYNRLALLPENERNAANGTAPASPNAANSGSTPASPPPTTQ; translated from the coding sequence ATGTCGAAATCCGACGATGACGGCACGCGGCTGTTCGGGCGTTCGCGAACAATTCAGGATTTGCTGCTGAAAGTGTCGCGCGTCGCCGCCACCCGCGTGAGTGTGCTGGTGGTCGGCGAAAGCGGGGCGGGCAAGGATATCGTCGCCCGGCTCATTCACGACATGAGCCCGCGCCGGCGCGGGCCGTTCGTGCCCGTCAACTGCGGCGCGATTCCGAAGGACATCGCGGAGTCGCAGTTGTTCGGTCACGAAAAAGGCAGCTTCACCGGCGCCGTTGCACAACATGTGGGCATGTTCGAGGCCGCGCGCGGCGGCACGCTGTTTCTCGACGAGATCGCCGAGATGCCCGCCGAATTGCAGGTCAAGCTGCTGCGCACGCTCGAAACCAACACGATCGTGCGCGTGGGCGGCCACGAGCCGATTCCGCTCGACGTGCGGATCGTCGCGGCCACCCACCACGATCCGGTCGAGGCACTGCGCAGCGGCCGGCTGCGCGAAGACCTGTTCTACCGGATCGCGCCGATCGCACTGCACGTGCCCGCGCTCAGGCAGCGCGAGGACGACGTCGGCGACATCGCGCTGCAGATCGTCGAACGCCTGAACGCGCGGCACCGCACGAGGAAGCGCCTGTCGACGCAGGCGATGAAGGCGCTGCGTGCGTACACGTGGCCCGGCAACGTACGCGAACTGCGCAACGCGCTGGAGCGCGCGTTCATCCTCGCCGACGAGCAGATCGAACTGCAGTTGCCGCGCCGTCAGCCGCCGCGCGAGGAAGTGCGCCACAACGCGATGACGCTGCATATCGGCACGACGCTCGCGCATACGCAGCAGCGCTTCATCGTCGCGTCGCTGCGCCATTTCAACGGCGACAAGCCGCGCACCGCGAAGGCGCTCGGCATCAGCCTGAAAACGCTGTACAACCGCCTCGCGCTGCTGCCCGAGAACGAGCGCAATGCGGCCAACGGCACCGCGCCCGCGTCGCCGAATGCCGCGAACAGCGGCAGCACGCCCGCTTCGCCGCCCCCAACGACGCAGTGA
- a CDS encoding sigma-54-dependent transcriptional regulator, whose product MPYVLIVEDDADTRTMLATLARTQQLSCDTAATLEEARTLVSTHTPDLVLCDLVLPDGNGMDLFDALPKRGHCEMVLTTGHASLETAIDALRRGATDYLVKPLNMQRLNSIFARVPRTTALHEEIAELRSELQRLGRFGRMLGSSPAMQAVYDAIGRVARTEASVLLTGESGTGKELAAQTVHDLSLRRRGPFLAVNCGAIAANLVESEMFGHDRGSFTGAERQHKGFFERADGGTLFLDEITEMPVESQVKLLRVLETGRVTRLGSTREIDVDVRIVAATNRDPEAAMAEGKLRPDLFHRINVFPIPLPSLRERGDDIPMLADAFLQRYNEESGRNLRFSPAAREALKGYEWPGNVRELRNFVQRASIFTDADVIETLPPPIMDELSSMVDSHEDRVTVPFGTPLEEVDRKLILGTIAQCGGVKAQAAEVLDVSLKTIYNRLAQLEDETEKPDS is encoded by the coding sequence ATGCCTTACGTCCTGATCGTCGAAGACGACGCCGATACGCGAACGATGCTGGCCACGCTCGCACGCACGCAGCAGCTTTCGTGCGATACGGCTGCGACGCTTGAAGAAGCGCGCACGCTCGTCTCGACGCATACCCCCGATCTCGTGCTGTGCGACCTCGTGCTGCCCGACGGCAACGGGATGGATCTGTTCGACGCATTGCCCAAGCGCGGGCATTGCGAAATGGTGTTGACCACCGGCCACGCGAGCCTCGAAACCGCGATCGACGCGTTGCGGCGCGGCGCGACCGACTATCTGGTGAAGCCGCTCAACATGCAGCGGCTGAACAGCATCTTCGCGCGCGTGCCGCGCACGACCGCGCTGCACGAGGAAATCGCGGAGCTGCGCTCGGAGCTGCAGCGGCTCGGCCGGTTCGGCCGCATGCTTGGCAGCTCGCCGGCGATGCAGGCCGTCTACGATGCAATCGGCCGCGTCGCGCGCACCGAAGCGTCGGTGCTGCTCACCGGCGAATCGGGCACCGGCAAGGAACTCGCCGCGCAAACCGTGCACGACCTCAGCCTGCGCCGCCGTGGCCCGTTCCTCGCGGTGAACTGCGGCGCGATCGCCGCGAATCTCGTCGAGAGCGAGATGTTCGGCCACGACCGCGGCAGTTTCACCGGCGCGGAACGCCAGCACAAGGGCTTCTTCGAACGGGCGGACGGCGGCACGCTGTTTCTCGACGAAATCACCGAGATGCCGGTCGAATCGCAGGTCAAGCTGCTGCGCGTGCTGGAGACCGGGCGCGTCACGCGGCTCGGCTCGACGCGCGAGATCGACGTCGACGTGCGCATCGTCGCCGCGACGAACCGCGACCCGGAAGCGGCGATGGCGGAGGGCAAGCTGCGGCCCGACCTGTTCCACCGGATCAACGTGTTCCCGATTCCGCTGCCGTCGCTGCGCGAGCGCGGCGACGACATCCCGATGCTCGCCGATGCGTTCCTGCAGCGCTACAACGAGGAGAGCGGCCGCAACCTGCGTTTCTCGCCCGCTGCCCGCGAAGCGCTGAAGGGCTACGAATGGCCCGGCAACGTGCGCGAGCTGCGCAACTTCGTGCAGCGCGCGAGCATCTTCACCGATGCCGACGTGATCGAGACGCTGCCTCCGCCGATCATGGACGAGTTGTCGAGCATGGTCGATTCGCATGAAGATCGCGTGACGGTGCCGTTCGGCACGCCGCTCGAGGAGGTCGACCGCAAGCTGATCCTCGGCACGATCGCGCAATGCGGCGGCGTGAAGGCGCAGGCGGCCGAGGTGCTCGACGTCAGCCTGAAGACGATTTACAACCGGCTCGCGCAACTGGAAGACGAAACGGAAAAACCGGACTCCTGA
- a CDS encoding glycosyltransferase family 2 protein, with the protein MRRHVRVTPARIALPPGEPRMTAIVLTCRRAAELARTLDHLSALPDRPAIVVVDNGADAETAALIRERFAHVALVHAPGNLGAAGRNLGVAVARTRHVAFCDDDTWWAPGSIAEAANLLDAYPHVAAVTARVLVGPDRREDPTCRLMADSPLDAPVALPGRAILGLLAGATAFRRDAFVRAGGYHPRYFLGGEEALLALDLCRAGHWLVYAPHLTVHHYPSAQRDRPTRARTAARNAVWTAWLRWPAAAAWLHTVRMLPLLRRERAIVRTFAGLPWIVRERRAIPPHVERMRRRLERDAHREAETGP; encoded by the coding sequence ATGCGACGTCACGTCCGCGTAACGCCCGCGCGCATCGCGCTGCCGCCGGGCGAACCGCGCATGACCGCCATCGTGCTGACCTGCCGGCGCGCCGCCGAACTCGCGCGCACGCTCGACCATCTTTCCGCGCTGCCCGATCGGCCGGCGATCGTCGTCGTCGACAACGGGGCGGACGCCGAGACGGCCGCGCTGATCCGCGAGCGCTTCGCGCATGTCGCGCTCGTGCATGCGCCGGGCAACCTCGGCGCGGCCGGCCGCAATCTCGGCGTCGCCGTGGCGCGCACGCGCCATGTCGCGTTTTGCGACGACGACACGTGGTGGGCGCCCGGTTCGATCGCCGAAGCCGCGAACCTGCTCGACGCGTATCCGCACGTCGCGGCCGTCACCGCACGCGTGCTCGTCGGCCCCGACCGACGCGAGGACCCGACCTGCCGGCTGATGGCCGACAGCCCGCTGGACGCGCCCGTCGCGCTGCCGGGCCGCGCGATCCTCGGGCTGCTGGCCGGCGCGACCGCGTTCCGGCGCGACGCGTTCGTACGCGCGGGCGGCTACCATCCGCGCTACTTTCTCGGCGGCGAGGAAGCGCTGCTCGCGCTCGATCTGTGTCGCGCCGGCCACTGGCTCGTGTATGCGCCGCACCTGACGGTCCATCACTACCCGTCGGCGCAGCGCGACCGGCCCACGCGCGCGCGCACCGCCGCCCGCAACGCGGTATGGACGGCGTGGCTCAGATGGCCGGCCGCGGCCGCGTGGCTGCATACGGTGCGCATGTTGCCGCTGCTGCGCCGCGAACGGGCGATCGTGCGCACGTTCGCCGGCCTGCCGTGGATCGTGCGCGAACGACGCGCGATTCCGCCGCACGTCGAACGCATGCGGCGGAGGCTCGAGCGCGACGCGCACCGCGAGGCCGAAACGGGACCATGA
- a CDS encoding PIG-L family deacetylase, translated as MPDPTRWLVVSPHLDDAVFSCGQLLAQAPGSIVVTVFAGIPPHGTPAPPWDRRAGFRDADEAVRARRDEDRRALALLDARPVWLDFLDDQYGMPATSTAIAARVAATIDAHPGFDVLAPAGLFHRDHLQVQEAMLSLLREDDPARIWRFYEDVPYRRIDGLMARRLIGWRERGWVAHPVAPPAGRDATGAAAKAAAVDAYASQVMLFEPHMRAALHEPETIWRLECDVTSA; from the coding sequence ATGCCCGACCCGACACGCTGGCTCGTCGTCTCGCCGCATCTCGACGATGCCGTCTTCAGTTGCGGACAACTGCTCGCGCAGGCGCCCGGCTCGATCGTCGTCACCGTATTCGCGGGGATCCCGCCGCACGGCACGCCCGCGCCGCCGTGGGATCGCCGCGCAGGGTTTCGCGACGCCGACGAAGCGGTGCGCGCGCGCCGCGACGAAGACCGCCGCGCGCTCGCGCTGCTCGACGCACGCCCCGTGTGGCTCGACTTCCTCGACGATCAGTACGGCATGCCGGCCACGTCGACCGCGATCGCGGCGCGCGTGGCCGCGACGATCGACGCGCACCCGGGCTTCGACGTGCTCGCGCCGGCCGGCCTGTTCCACCGCGATCACCTGCAGGTGCAGGAAGCCATGCTGTCGCTGCTGCGCGAAGACGATCCGGCGCGCATCTGGCGCTTCTACGAGGACGTGCCGTATCGCCGCATCGACGGGCTGATGGCCAGGCGCCTGATCGGCTGGCGCGAGCGCGGCTGGGTCGCGCACCCGGTCGCGCCGCCCGCCGGCCGCGATGCGACGGGCGCCGCCGCGAAAGCCGCCGCCGTCGATGCCTATGCGAGCCAGGTAATGCTGTTCGAACCTCATATGCGCGCCGCTCTCCACGAACCCGAAACGATCTGGCGGCTCGAATGCGACGTCACGTCCGCGTAA
- a CDS encoding hybrid sensor histidine kinase/response regulator yields the protein MTEIARPQAGNYATAVMLVAIATVLQTLAIRFGGVNLPFVLYYPLLAGAAWVTSFLFGIVSTVVSGLLVWTLFLSDPAAYTAPLPERLVQLGTFMLIGALVCAIASMLHHTRVTNDRAGRREAAARRQLEAVLGALPHGVIATDATGRLTYLNAAAAELVGCRPDDAMGRPVRDVLRIVDHEGRRVPTTPLDRALGGADATSDRHWLQAGNGDPVPIVAVASPMGDTDGNLDGAVLLLRDAGADRARVDASRLLHAVVDASPDAIVGIDADGRIASWNPTAQRIFGYDEADARGRRFDTLIAPRWLRRHPLAQSFDAMREPVGPLELLCVRRDGRRFRATVSACPVQGDARACVALSLTLRETGAQRRHDLGAQRSLQGARHAREQADTSNRLKDELLATVSHELRTPLNVIYGWIEVLRNTGDHALQHQAIDAIDRSARSLTRMVGDILDASSLATGKLRLDTTPVDIVRLFSDQVGTFQTAASSAGIMLEFDCDASACIVSGDAERLRQMLSNLISNALKFTPAGGSVRVGLARDDAHAVLTVADTGQGVAPEFVPYVFDMFRRADDSPASPRRGLGLGLSIVRHIAQLHGGRVTVASAGRDRGTTFTVTLPAGWQPGGAIAWGIVQAGSRRDALVLDTQRILIVDDDPTTRASLTAALTTFGAAVAIASSGREALAMAADMRPTVVLSDLAMPDGDGFWLLDALRRGTMNGDSGPPDVRVLAVTAHAGLADERRALEAGFDGYLCKPVDVRELAHKIVHVTKRDG from the coding sequence ATGACCGAAATTGCACGGCCGCAGGCCGGAAATTACGCAACGGCCGTGATGCTGGTCGCGATCGCGACCGTGCTGCAGACGCTCGCGATCCGGTTCGGCGGCGTGAATTTGCCGTTCGTGCTGTATTACCCGCTGCTCGCCGGCGCCGCGTGGGTGACATCGTTCCTGTTCGGCATCGTGTCGACCGTGGTCAGCGGGCTGCTCGTGTGGACGCTGTTCCTGTCCGACCCGGCCGCTTATACGGCGCCGCTGCCCGAGCGGCTCGTGCAACTCGGCACCTTCATGCTGATCGGCGCGCTGGTGTGCGCGATCGCGTCGATGCTGCATCACACGCGCGTCACGAACGATCGCGCCGGCCGGCGCGAGGCGGCCGCGCGCCGGCAGCTCGAAGCCGTGCTGGGCGCGCTGCCGCACGGCGTGATCGCGACCGATGCGACAGGCCGGCTCACCTATCTCAACGCGGCCGCTGCCGAACTCGTCGGCTGCCGGCCGGACGACGCGATGGGGCGGCCGGTGCGCGACGTGCTGCGGATCGTCGACCACGAAGGCCGCCGCGTGCCGACCACGCCGCTCGATCGCGCGCTCGGCGGCGCCGACGCGACGTCCGACCGGCACTGGCTGCAGGCCGGCAACGGCGATCCGGTGCCGATCGTCGCGGTCGCGTCGCCGATGGGCGATACGGACGGCAATCTCGACGGCGCGGTGTTGTTGCTGCGCGATGCCGGCGCGGACCGTGCGCGCGTCGACGCGTCGCGGCTGCTGCATGCGGTCGTCGATGCATCGCCGGATGCGATCGTCGGGATCGACGCCGACGGCCGCATCGCGAGCTGGAACCCGACCGCGCAGCGGATCTTCGGGTACGACGAGGCCGATGCGCGCGGCCGCCGGTTCGACACGCTGATCGCGCCGCGCTGGTTGCGGCGCCATCCGCTCGCCCAATCGTTCGACGCGATGCGCGAGCCGGTCGGGCCGCTCGAACTGCTGTGCGTGCGGCGCGACGGCCGGCGGTTTCGGGCGACGGTATCGGCGTGCCCGGTGCAGGGCGACGCGCGGGCCTGCGTCGCGCTGTCGCTGACGCTGCGCGAAACCGGCGCGCAGCGCCGGCACGACCTCGGGGCGCAGCGCTCGTTGCAGGGCGCGCGCCATGCGCGCGAGCAGGCCGACACGTCGAACCGGCTGAAGGACGAGCTGCTGGCCACGGTGTCGCACGAATTGCGCACGCCGCTGAACGTGATCTACGGGTGGATCGAGGTGCTGCGCAATACCGGCGACCACGCGCTGCAGCATCAGGCCATCGATGCGATCGACCGCAGCGCGCGTTCGCTCACGCGGATGGTCGGCGACATCCTCGATGCGTCGTCGCTCGCGACCGGCAAGCTGCGGCTCGACACGACGCCGGTCGACATCGTCCGGCTGTTCTCCGACCAGGTCGGCACGTTCCAGACCGCCGCATCGTCGGCCGGCATCATGCTCGAATTCGACTGCGACGCGTCGGCGTGCATCGTGTCGGGCGACGCCGAGCGGTTGCGGCAGATGCTGTCGAACCTCATTTCGAATGCGCTGAAATTCACGCCGGCCGGCGGCAGCGTGAGGGTCGGGCTTGCGCGCGACGACGCGCATGCGGTGCTGACCGTCGCCGATACGGGGCAGGGCGTCGCGCCGGAGTTCGTGCCGTACGTGTTCGACATGTTCCGCCGTGCGGACGATTCGCCCGCGTCGCCGCGGCGGGGGCTCGGTCTCGGCCTGTCGATCGTGCGGCACATCGCGCAGCTGCACGGCGGCCGGGTGACCGTCGCGAGCGCGGGCCGCGATCGCGGCACGACGTTCACGGTGACGCTGCCGGCCGGGTGGCAGCCGGGCGGCGCGATAGCGTGGGGAATCGTGCAGGCGGGCAGCCGTCGCGACGCGCTCGTGCTCGATACGCAGCGCATCCTGATCGTCGACGACGATCCGACCACGCGTGCCAGCCTCACGGCCGCGCTGACCACGTTCGGCGCGGCCGTCGCGATCGCGTCGTCGGGGCGCGAAGCGCTCGCGATGGCGGCCGACATGCGGCCGACGGTCGTGCTGTCCGATCTCGCGATGCCCGACGGCGACGGCTTCTGGCTGCTGGACGCATTGCGGCGCGGCACGATGAACGGCGACAGCGGCCCGCCCGACGTGCGCGTGCTGGCCGTCACCGCGCACGCGGGCCTCGCCGACGAACGCCGCGCGCTGGAGGCCGGCTTCGACGGCTACCTGTGCAAGCCGGTCGACGTGCGCGAACTGGCGCACAAGATCGTGCACGTGACGAAGCGCGACGGCTGA
- a CDS encoding UDP-glucuronic acid decarboxylase family protein, which yields MKGYDRKRVLVTGGAGFLGSHLCERLVTAGHDVLCVDNFYTGTKDNIAHLLDAPNFELMRHDVTFPLYVEVDEIYNLACPASPIHYQRDPVQTTKTSVHGAINLLGLAKRVKARILQASTSEVYGDPDVHPQDEHYCGRVNPTGIRACYDEGKRCAETLFADYHRQYGVDVRIARIFNTYGPRMHPADGRVVSNFVTQALAEQPLTVYGDGKQTRSFCYVDDMVDALVRLMDEPGDASEPVNLGSDVEIAMIDVAREVVRIVGATVPIEFRPLPSDDPRQRRPNLAAAQKRLGWRATTTFANGLAHTARYFIQRQVTHHTPGDLVRSTRIASHLLAQVHTQNRPAPTT from the coding sequence ATGAAGGGCTACGATCGAAAACGCGTGCTCGTCACCGGCGGCGCCGGCTTCCTGGGTTCGCATCTGTGCGAACGGCTCGTGACGGCCGGCCACGACGTGCTGTGCGTCGACAATTTCTACACGGGCACGAAGGACAACATCGCGCACCTGCTCGATGCGCCGAACTTCGAGCTGATGCGCCACGACGTGACGTTTCCGCTCTACGTCGAAGTCGACGAGATCTACAACCTCGCGTGCCCGGCGTCGCCCATTCACTATCAGCGCGACCCCGTGCAGACGACGAAGACCAGCGTGCACGGCGCGATCAACCTGCTCGGCCTCGCGAAACGCGTGAAGGCGCGCATCCTGCAGGCGTCGACGAGCGAGGTGTACGGCGACCCCGACGTCCATCCGCAGGACGAGCACTATTGCGGCCGCGTCAATCCGACCGGCATCCGCGCGTGCTACGACGAAGGCAAACGCTGCGCGGAAACGCTGTTCGCGGACTATCACCGCCAGTACGGCGTCGACGTGCGGATCGCGCGGATCTTCAATACGTACGGCCCGCGCATGCACCCGGCCGACGGGCGCGTGGTGTCGAACTTCGTCACGCAGGCGCTCGCGGAACAGCCGTTGACCGTCTACGGCGACGGCAAGCAGACGCGCTCGTTCTGCTACGTGGACGACATGGTCGATGCGTTGGTCCGGCTGATGGACGAACCGGGCGATGCGAGCGAGCCGGTCAATCTCGGCAGCGACGTCGAGATCGCGATGATCGACGTTGCGCGGGAGGTCGTGCGTATCGTCGGCGCGACCGTACCGATCGAATTCCGGCCGCTGCCGTCCGACGATCCGCGCCAGCGGCGGCCGAATCTGGCCGCCGCGCAGAAGCGGCTCGGCTGGCGCGCGACGACGACGTTCGCGAACGGGCTCGCGCATACCGCGCGCTACTTCATTCAACGTCAGGTCACGCACCACACGCCCGGCGACCTCGTGCGCAGCACGCGCATCGCGTCGCATCTGCTCGCGCAAGTGCACACGCAGAACCGGCCGGCGCCGACCACCTGA